A stretch of DNA from Oryzomicrobium terrae:
CTGGCCACCGAGGCCCGCGACGTGGCGATCCGTCTATACACCGAAGCGGCCGACTACGCCGCCACCCGGGGCATCCTGATCGCCGACACCAAGTTCGAATTCGGCATCGACGACAAGGGCACCCTGCACCTGATCGACGAGGCCCTCACCCCGGACTCCTCCCGCTTCTGGCCTCGCGACGAATGGGCCGAGGGCCGCAACCCACCGTCCTTCGACAAGCAGTTCGTGCGCGACTACCTGGAAACCCTCAAGGACTGGGGCAAGAAGGCCCCCGGCCCGGAGCTGCCCGACGAGGTGATCGCCGTCACCGCCGCCAAGTACCGGGAAGCCTTCGAGCGCCTTTCCGGCAAGCCCCTGGCCGAGTAAGCGGCCATGCCCCGGGCCGCCGCACGCGCCCCGGGGCCACGTGCAGCCGGATCCCTGCCCCGCTGCATATCCGGAGAACCACCGCGCCACCCCGGGGTCATAAGGAGACCCATGCCCCCTGGAGGCGGCGATGTTTACTGGTTCCCAACCGGATTTCACTCCCACCCCACCCCGCTCTGCCCCTTCCCCGCTATCGGCGGGCCGGCTGCGCATCCGCCGAGTCGAATTGAGCCGCCCGTTCGCCTGGCTGCGCCGCGGCTGGGGCGATCTGCAGCGCACCCCCACCGCCAGCCTGGCCTACGGCGCCCTGTTCGCCGCCATCGGTTTTGCCGTGCTGCTGCTCGGCGACCAGCACCCGCGCACGGCCATGGCCGCCCTGTCCGGATTCCTGCTGGTGGGGCCGCTCCTGGCCGTGGGCTTTTACGAACTGTCGCGGCGCAGCGCCGCCGACGAACCGGTGGACGCGGTCATGGCCCTGACCGGGTTGCGCCGCTGCTGGCGCCCCCTGGCGGCTTACGGCGTGCTGCTCGCCCTGTTCTATTTCTGTTGGGAGCGGCTCACCGTGGCCATCCTCGCCTTTCTCCTCGGCAGTGCCGATCTGTGGGATTTCGTCGGACTGTTGCGCGAAATCTTCCTCTCGCCCCACCACCCGATCCTGGCCATGGCCTGGATCCTTTCCGGCGGGGTGATCGCCGCCCTGTGCTTCCTGGTCTCGGTGATCACCGCCCCGGTGCTGGTGGACCGGGGCGGGCGCCTGGCCGACGCTGTGGAGGCGAGCATTACCGCGGTATCGGAAAACGTCTTCCCGATGCTGCTCTGGTCCGGGCTGATCGTCGCCCTGGTGCTGATCGGCTTCGCCACCATCATGGTCGGCCTGGTGGTGATCGTGCCCCTACTCGGCCACGCCACCTGGCATGCCTACCGAGACCTTGTAGAATGAACTGAATGGGCGGAAAGCGGCGCCCAGCCTTGCTGTGCAAGGCCCCTGGCGCAAACCCCGCGCCCCGCCTCGCTCTCCGGGCATGCAGCGCCAAACGCCACGACTGGCGCGGCTTTCCGAAGCACACCTTTTTGCAACGTGTCACCCAATTTTCCGCCGGGCCCGGTACCTGCCGCCCGGCGCCGTTTTGATTTCCGCTCGATCCCCATGACAACAATGACCGCCAATCCCCTGCTCGCAAATCCTTTGCTCGACTTCTCCGGCCTGCCCCGCTTCGACGCCATCACCCCGGCCCACGTCCGCC
This window harbors:
- a CDS encoding DUF2189 domain-containing protein translates to MSRPFAWLRRGWGDLQRTPTASLAYGALFAAIGFAVLLLGDQHPRTAMAALSGFLLVGPLLAVGFYELSRRSAADEPVDAVMALTGLRRCWRPLAAYGVLLALFYFCWERLTVAILAFLLGSADLWDFVGLLREIFLSPHHPILAMAWILSGGVIAALCFLVSVITAPVLVDRGGRLADAVEASITAVSENVFPMLLWSGLIVALVLIGFATIMVGLVVIVPLLGHATWHAYRDLVE